The genomic region TAATTGGGTTCACGCAATATATGCAGTCCAAAGTTCCTTTCTTTCTACCCCATTGGGATGGGTGGTGGAAGAAGAGAGGTGGGCCCccttttatttagttttaatttaataatttgtttaaattgttttatgaTAATCAATTATTTTTCATATGCCACGTCATCAAATATGTGGGTCATGCATTTATCACATCATCATTTAATGGTCAAATTAATGGCTTAACTAATTGACGTATTAAATTGTAACAAAATATAAGTttgtgtatgaaattgaaatattttaaaaatgtgGTACGAGGTTACAATTGCACCTAAACCCGAGggagtaaaatgtaatttactcttgttttagttttaagattTATCAAGCTTTTATAAAAGTAGTACCAAGAATCCCATCATAATTGGGTTCACGCAGTATATGAAGTCCAAAGTTCCTTTCTTTTGGTCACCTAATGACGACTAAGGATTCATAGTCACTTATCTTTGAATTTGATGGTAAAAGTTAagataaaaacactaaaagcaCATTCATTTGTTCCCCATCCTTTGATATCAAATCCAAAGGTGAGTGACCATACTTTCCTTAATTATTTGGTGACAAGGGAACACTTCTGATGAAATTCATAACCATGTTTTGTACAAATAGCAAGATTCTAAATTGGGTTAGGCGCTAGTAGAGCCTAGCTGGGACATAGTGCCctagcagtttttttttttttttttttttaataaaattttattatataacatataaataaatgtctatttatattcaaaaatatatatcaatatTGGAATACATAATTGCAAAATCAGTGACATATAGCTTATAAAGTTTAGAACATGTTGAAAACATGGAGAATAAACATATATTGAGTGTTCAGCTAAATATTCAATaagtttcttacaattttttttataaataaaatgcaaaataaaagttatctattttttctGTGTAAATGGGAGTTGTGACCTATGCGGGTTTAGGCGGACTAGGCAAGTGTCTAGGCAAGTTTACGCGtcaattcttaatttttaaacgtTTAGAGATTAATCGAGAAGGTGATCATCCTCCTAGTCTAGGCGGGACATATGCAGTGCTAAGCCGAAATGTGTAGAACAGTGACAAATAGGTATATGATCAATGTAAAGCGAGTTAAATGGTCAAACTCTCAACCCATATATAACGTtctattcaatttaattttcacaAACATAAGTATAATGGTTTGTGATCTTTACACGAAAATacttaaatataaaagaaattcaTTGTTGTTGCATccaaattcattattttcattccCTCCGTCATTGAATTCTTaccataatttaaaatataaaaaaaaattctcatataTTTGTAActatacaataaaataaaataaaataagcagCGCATGTCGTCAGATAATTTGTCAAGTCGTGAAACTTTACTGGTAGTTGGCGGATAATTTTGGCGTCGCATGTCGTCAGATACTTCGGCATGCCTATAACAATTAGCATGTCACATCGTCAGATAATTTGGCATGTTGAAAATTTAGTGGTAGTTGATGGAAGATAATTTGAAATGCTACATTAATTCTAGCCAGGCACTGGTAATCCACTTTTGAAGGAGCAATTGTTAAGCATTGCCAATCATCTGTATGCTCcaaatttggaagaaaaaagtAAGAACAAGAACGACCCCTAGTTTTGTCATGAGTCGAGACCAATGATCTCCCCACCTCACATTTTCTAACAGAAATAACCGTCATTCGGAGCTCCTGCCTTTATAAATACCTCCATGACACCACTTTGGGAAGCAGGGGGCACAAAAAGTAAGTATTATCCAGTACCCCCAATAAGTGACCCCAACAGCTCTGCAGCAACTCACCTGAATAAGAAATCTTACTGGTTTCATTTTCACCACCAGAATctacagaaaataaatattagttagaattttagttatttatatatattattccaAACATGGGCGGAGCAGACGGATCTAACAAGAAAAAAGTCGCCATCATTGGCGCCTCCGCACTGATTCTGGTGGCAATGGTAGTTGCTGTAACTGTTGGGGTCACAGTGTCACGCCGCGACAGAGGGTCGTCCGACGGCCACACCTCCACGTCCACAAAGGCGGTCCAGGCCATTTGCCAGCCCACAGACTACAAAAAGACCTGCGAGGAAAGCCTTTCAGGCGCGGCCGGCAACGTCACCGATCCCAAAGAGCTTATCAAAGTAGGGTTCCAAGTCGCCATGGACAAGCTCCGCGGTGTCATCGAGAAGTCCGTCACGTTGAAGGAGCTGACCAAGGACCCGAGCACGGGCGACGCACTCCAGAACTGCAAGGAGCTCCTGGAGTACGCCATCGATGATTTGAGTGACTCGTCCGAAAGGCTCGGGGCCTTTGACATGAGCAAGCTCGATCTTTACGTGGAGGATCTCAAGGTGTGGCTCAGCGCCGCCATGACATACGAGCAGACTTGCTTAGATGGGTTTGAGAACACCACCGGTGACGCCGGTGAGAAGATGAGGCAGTTCTTGAAGACATCTCAAGAGCTCACCAATAACGCCCTTGCCATGGCCGATGGAGTTTCCACGATGTTCGGGGCTCTTAATGTTAAATCCGGCCGCAGACTTCTTGAGGCTGCAGCTGGAACTGCTGTGAAGAAGTTCCAAAAGGCTAAGGTCATTCCCGCTTGGATTGATAGCCGAAGGCTTGAATTGGCTACCGCCACTCCTCAGACGCTGAAACCCGATGTGGTGGTGGCCAAGAACGGGGGTGGTAAGTACAAAACTGTCAACGAAGCGTTGAAGGATATCCCAAAGAACAACGCAGTGAAGGTCTTTGTGATTTATGTCAAGGAGGGAGTGTATGAGGAGCAGGTCATTTTTGATAAGCACATGACCAATGTCATGCTTATCGGAGATGGCCCCACTAAGACCGTGATCACCGGTAGAAAGAACTTTGCAGAGGGTATCAAGACCATGCAGACTGCCACAGTTGGTAAGTCAATCTTTTCCTATCTAATCATACATAAGTTGATCTGACATGTGATATTATCAAACTATGAATTAATACGTTCAATCTAATGTGCATATTATTTTAGTATATTACCATATTGTGTACGAGGTCATCAAACATGATTATACTTATATCAATAGTTTAGATTCACAATATAATTGGTATGTACAATATATATGTAAGTTTAGATTCAAAATATGATTGGTATGTACAATATATTTACAGGTGTTGTGGGAGACTACTTCATTGCCAAGGACATTGGATTTGAGAACACAGCCGGAGCCGTTGGACACCAAGCCGTGGCTCTACGTGTCCAGTCAGACTTGTCCATCTTCTACAACTGCAAGATGGACGGGTACCAAGACACCCTCTACACCCAAACCTACAGGCAATTCTACCGCGACTGCACCATTAGTGGAACCATCGACTTCATCTTTGGTGATGCTGCCGCCGTGTTCCAAAACTGCAAGATGATCGTCAGGAAGCCACTCGAGAACCAGGCCTGCATGGTGACTGCCCAAGGGAGACTCGACAGGCGTTCTCCCTCGGGTATCACCATCCAAAACTGCACCATCTCTGGTGAACTAGGCTACGAGAAGGACCTCAATAAGGCATACTTGGGCAGACCATGGAAGGCCTACGCAAGGACCATCGTCATACAGTCCCAGATCGATGACGTGATTGCTCCAGAAGGGTGGATGGAATGGATTGGATCAAACAATCACCAATCTTGCTGGTTCGGTGAGTTTGGCAATAGAGGACTCGGTGCCGACCAGACTAGAAGGGCAACATGGCGTGGAATCAAGAAGCTTACCGCTCAGCACGCCGCGGACTTCAGCGCAGGGAGGTTCTTGTTCGGTGATAGATGGATTCAGCCTAGCGGTGTGCCCTACGTCGCTGGCATGATGCCCGGAGTGTAGATAGAGACATTAGATTAATCTTATACTTCTAAATAAAGAACAAAATGTACTATTCTTATatgtattaaattaaattacataTTGCAAtcagacaaataaaaaattaaattaattataacatATATACCTTActatgttgtaggcctattttattgagggaaaagaaaaggagatggTGGCTGGCAGcaaggagagaaagaagagagaatttGGTCATTTTGTAGTGATGATTTCTcattgtgcttttatttatattagTAAAGAAGGGAGACCCCTTACCTTTCAAGTAATACATTATAACTAGAAAACTATATAAAGATACTATGGAATCCCATAAGGATTTATAAAATCACACTCATAACTAATTTAGGACTAGAACACTCTCCATTGAGTATGTAAACACTTAAATAAATATTGCATCAGATCTCAACAATGAGCGAATGCAAGTCCCAAAACAAACTGAAGAATTTATGCATAAAAACTataactcacaaaacctcgctatgttAAACACATGTAAGATAAAACTAATAGtctaagaagaaaaatgagaacttacattaagtcaaaactaaaaCGTCTTTAGGAAGTAGAACGCACACAAGGGCATGACGAGCTCAGGATGGATGCCTGATAAAAAAACTCGTTAGGTAGgaaaaaatcaaaggaaaaatgctcataatcgtAGAGAAAAAGAGTATATTaggatcaagtgagtatacttttgGATACTCCTTTTGAATTTGACAAAACTTGCAAATGAGAACTGCAaacaattcaaatcaaataatttacgcataccaattcatTGAAgaagcttctgaaaagtagactttGGCAGTGACTTCTTAAAGAGGTCAGCAAGGTTGTCATGGGAAGATTTGCTCGACTTCAATCTTTGGATGTTCTTTGTTCCTAATGTGAAGAATTTCGTCAGAATATGTTTgatgttgtctcctttgatgtaccCTTTATTTATATGGTCGATACAGACGGTGTTGTCTTCATAAAGTTGCAGAGACGTCAACAATAAAAGAAAGCCCACTAATGCTTCGAATATATATGCTCCATAATGGCTCTCAGCCAGAAAAATTCACGCGTAGATTCATGTATGGTGATAATTTCAACATGATTTAAAGAAGCCACAACTAAGGTTTTCTTAGTtaacctccaagatattgcaatGCCTCCAAGTCCAACCATAAAGATTGATCCGTTTGAGAACGTGCCTTGTGCGGGTCAGATAGATAACCTgcatcaacataaccaacaaggtgAAAATCAACTCGAGAACCGAGGGGAATGGCTCCAATCGAGGATACATAGGGATAAAACAAGCCCAAATATGTAGTAACTTTGAGTTAACGAAAGATGTCTTTTAACACCAATCCAGTATCTACATGTAGACGCGTTGCTATCTTatcaaaagattaacaacgaagAAGATGTTTGGTCTAATACactgagctaagtacaataaatcAACAATTGCACTCAAGTATGGAACTTCAAGCTCCAAAACCTCTTCCTTGTCATCTTTAGGATGGAaaggatctcgttttgcatctagtgTACAAATGACTATAGGAGTACTCAAAGGTTTTGCTTTATTCTCATTAAAGTGTCTCAATACCTTATGGGGTTAGATTGATGAACCAGAATACCATTTGAACAATGCTCTAGCTCTAAGccgagacaatatcgagttttcttaagatctttcatctcaaattctgatttcAAGAGTGCAGCAGTTTTGTCAAGCTCTTCAGAAGTCACAATGAGATTTATATTATAGACATAAATTGTAACTATTTCAACCATATAATGTGACTACTTATTAAACATGCATGGGCATAATTCATTATTTATGTATCCATGACTATTAAATACTCACtaagacggttataccacatctactcaaattgtttcaatccgtagagtgaacACCTCAATCTAATTGAGAGAGTGTTCCATGTTCTAGTAttatttgatccagtcaatgtgagtcattttagaaatttcatatatatttctATATCAAGCTTTCCATAGAGATACGCGCTTGCTGCGTCTATAAGATGCATATTTAGTATTTCATAAACTATTAAACTAATAAGGTAACAGAACGTTATAACATCCATTATGAGGGAATACGTATCCTTGTAATCAATCTAAAAatgttgagagaaaccttgcaccATGAAGCGTGCCTTATATCTCACTatctcattcttctcattatgcATCCTTACGAAAACCCAGTTATAGCCAATGGGTTTCACATGTGAAGGTGTAGGAACTACGGGCTCAAACACCTTGTGTTTCGCAAGTGAATCTAGTTCGACCCCCGATTGCTTCTTTCTAGTTTGATCAATCTATTCTACGTCATCATTTATCAACGGAACACAGTTCAATGTCTTTGCTCAGCATAATACCAGTAGCTATTATGTATGTAAATGTATCATTGACTATTATCTCATTCCGATTCGAAACTGTCACGATCCAAAAATGTATCGTGACAGCGCCGCTAATCTTAAAAACGCATTAGAGTTGCATACTTTGCCTCAGAACACGACAATTCTCTTGTATCTTTAAGATACGCAAAGCCTCTAATActattaacaaaataaatatcaaagttCAAGCAAAAGCCATAACATTCAAACCATTTCATAAGCAACCTTTTTACAAAAGAAATCCTCAAAGTTTAGTTTACAAAAGCCAAGGGAGTAATAAGTTTTAGATAAATATATACGTAAGCAAAAGAGGCTACACATAGACATTTTTTACTAAAACCAGAAAATCAATATTTACATTTCAAAATATGATTTTCTGACTCGAAAGCTTTAAGGTTGACAAGCGACAACCGCACACCTTAGTCCAACTCTTCCATTAAATATCGCATAACACCTGAAACTGTAGGGGTGAGCATCACATTCAATCAATTGCACCCCCTCGAAAGGCACCCTAGCTAGGTTTGAAACTAGATATACCTTTGTACTACGTATAAAGGAAACAATTTGCACAACAAAAACCTTTGGCTTGAGTTAAAATTTATTTCATGCTCATACAAGTTAACTATAACGGGATCCCTAATTCTTTTTGTCCTGACAACCGAACACGCAGCCAACTACCCATACGTAAAAAAATATTCTCAAATAATACCAACAAAAGATAGGGTAATGAGAGTGTCCACTTACAACCTGTACCACATAGACACAAGTACCCTCCCCTTACGGTTAATGGTACGAGTCCGTTTGTATAGGACCCTCCAGAGGTTTAGGGGACTAAAGCCCAAGGTAGTCACGCATCCCCCCTGATTCTCAGGTCGTCAGTAcaatataaaataacataaatcaCATGCTAGAAAAATCA from Pyrus communis chromosome 4, drPyrComm1.1, whole genome shotgun sequence harbors:
- the LOC137731123 gene encoding putative pectinesterase/pectinesterase inhibitor 28, translated to MGGADGSNKKKVAIIGASALILVAMVVAVTVGVTVSRRDRGSSDGHTSTSTKAVQAICQPTDYKKTCEESLSGAAGNVTDPKELIKVGFQVAMDKLRGVIEKSVTLKELTKDPSTGDALQNCKELLEYAIDDLSDSSERLGAFDMSKLDLYVEDLKVWLSAAMTYEQTCLDGFENTTGDAGEKMRQFLKTSQELTNNALAMADGVSTMFGALNVKSGRRLLEAAAGTAVKKFQKAKVIPAWIDSRRLELATATPQTLKPDVVVAKNGGGKYKTVNEALKDIPKNNAVKVFVIYVKEGVYEEQVIFDKHMTNVMLIGDGPTKTVITGRKNFAEGIKTMQTATVGVVGDYFIAKDIGFENTAGAVGHQAVALRVQSDLSIFYNCKMDGYQDTLYTQTYRQFYRDCTISGTIDFIFGDAAAVFQNCKMIVRKPLENQACMVTAQGRLDRRSPSGITIQNCTISGELGYEKDLNKAYLGRPWKAYARTIVIQSQIDDVIAPEGWMEWIGSNNHQSCWFGEFGNRGLGADQTRRATWRGIKKLTAQHAADFSAGRFLFGDRWIQPSGVPYVAGMMPGV